In Populus nigra chromosome 10, ddPopNigr1.1, whole genome shotgun sequence, the following proteins share a genomic window:
- the LOC133705064 gene encoding very-long-chain 3-oxoacyl-CoA reductase 1-like: protein MLKKKKGAIVNIGSGAAIVIPSDPLNAVYAATKAYIDQFSRCLYVEYKKSTGIDVQCQVPLYVATKMASIRRSSFWVPSSDGYARAGLRAIGYEPRCTPYWPHSLLWGLIQLLPESIVDFWRLSFCLAIRKKGHLKDSRKME, encoded by the exons atgttgaagaagaagaaaggtgcTATTGTTAATATTGGTTCTGGTGCTGCCATTGTTATTCCTTCTGATCCTCTTAATGCTGTTTATGCTGCTACTAAAGC GTACATTGATCAATTCTCAAGATGCCTTTATGTTGAATACAAGAAAAGTACTGGGATTGATGTGCAGTGTCAG GTTCCGCTTTACGTGGCAACAAAGATGGCATCAATAAGGAGATCTTCCTTTTGGGTTCCATCATCAGATGGTTATGCCCGGGCAGGTCTGCGTGCTATAGGCTATGAACCTCGCTGCACACCTTACTGGCCCCATTCCCTTCTCTGGGGTTTGATACAATTGTTGCCAGAATCAATTGTTGATTTCTGGAGACTAAGTTTTTGCCTTGCGATTCGAAAGAAGGGACACCTTAAAGATTCCAGGAAGATGGAATGA
- the LOC133705208 gene encoding very-long-chain 3-oxoacyl-CoA reductase 1-like, with the protein MDLRFIDQLKDQPFWLLLLFTLGSLSLLKFLSATLKCVYVSFLRPAKNLKKYGSWALVTGPTDGIGKGFAFQMARKGLNLVLVGRNPDKLKDVSGSIQSTYSNVQIKNVVVDFSGDIDEGVQKIKETIEGLDVGVLINNVGVSYPYARFFHEVDEGLLKNLIKVNVEGTTKVTQAV; encoded by the coding sequence ATGGATCTCCGTTTCATTGACCAGCTCAAAGATCAGCCTTTCTGGCTTCTTCTGCTCTTCACTTTGGGTTCTCTTTCACTTCTGAAATTCCTTTCCGCTACTCTCAAATGCGTCTACGTTAGTTTCCTCAGACCTGCCAAGAATCTCAAGAAATATGGGTCATGGGCTCTCGTTACTGGGCCCACTGACGGTATTGGCAAGGGATTCGCTTTCCAAATGGCTCGAAAGGGTCTCAATCTAGTCTTGGTGGGCAGGAATCCTGATAAACTCAAAGACGTGTCAGGTTCTATTCAATCCACATACAGTAATGTTCAAATCAAGAACGTTGTTGTTGATTTCAGTGGCGATATTGACGAGGGTGTTCAAAAGATCAAGGAGACTATTGAAGGATTGGATGTTGGTGTCTTGATTAATAATGTTGGGGTTTCTTATCCTTATGCGAGGTTCTTTCATGAGGTTGATGAGGGGTTGTTGAAGAATTTGATTAAAGTGAACGTGGAAGGCACTACCAAAGTTACGCAAGCTGTTTAG